A single genomic interval of Adhaeribacter pallidiroseus harbors:
- a CDS encoding universal stress protein has translation MLPSSLAIRKILVPVDFSELAQHAFAVAIQLAQKSHATVKLLHVVELPIASGYGTTYSGLDMDPIGAYQTYDFMVPELLDQSKRQLEKLAQIGMAAGLTVVQEVTADRIVSKLVSVVTEEQVDLVVIGSAETAGLEELLIGSDAEEVVRHCPCPVLTVKKQHDFFKVNHILFPSDFSPETRAIIPYVHFFQNFFGATLQVLHVQTKNNALSEEEIRNRMTAFVAENNLQEANLLVQSNASASDGILAAATTSTPDLIIIPTHGRTGLAHLFHKSVAERVVNHAAIPVLTFHWPEHSE, from the coding sequence ATGCTACCTTCTTCTCTGGCCATCCGGAAAATATTGGTGCCCGTTGATTTTTCAGAATTAGCGCAACATGCTTTTGCCGTGGCTATTCAGTTAGCGCAAAAAAGCCACGCAACAGTAAAATTGTTACACGTAGTAGAGCTCCCGATTGCTTCTGGGTACGGAACTACTTACTCTGGCCTCGACATGGACCCGATAGGCGCGTATCAAACTTACGATTTTATGGTGCCCGAATTATTAGATCAATCTAAGCGACAATTGGAAAAACTGGCGCAAATTGGGATGGCCGCTGGTTTAACCGTAGTGCAAGAAGTAACCGCCGACCGGATTGTGTCTAAACTGGTAAGTGTGGTAACCGAGGAGCAGGTGGATTTGGTGGTGATCGGGTCGGCAGAAACAGCTGGGTTGGAGGAGCTTTTAATTGGTTCGGATGCGGAGGAGGTAGTACGGCATTGCCCTTGCCCGGTGCTTACCGTAAAAAAGCAACACGATTTTTTCAAAGTAAACCATATTCTGTTTCCATCGGACTTTTCGCCCGAAACCCGGGCAATCATTCCTTATGTACACTTCTTTCAAAATTTCTTTGGGGCCACCTTGCAGGTGTTACACGTGCAAACCAAGAACAATGCGCTCTCGGAAGAAGAAATCCGGAACCGCATGACTGCTTTTGTGGCGGAAAATAATCTACAAGAAGCAAACCTGCTGGTGCAATCGAATGCCTCGGCCAGCGACGGAATACTGGCAGCGGCTACTACTTCAACGCCCGATTTAATTATAATACCCACGCACGGCCGTACCGGTTTGGCGCATTTATTTCATAAAAGCGTGGCGGAAAGGGTGGTGAACCATGCCGCTATTCCGGTTCTTACATTTCATTGGCCAGAGCATTCGGAGTAG
- the gap gene encoding type I glyceraldehyde-3-phosphate dehydrogenase, with translation MSKIKVAINGFGRIGRLTFKSLLGRENVEIVGINDLTDNHTLAHLLKYDSVHGRFNGTVSSDEQSLTVNGQRIEVFAERDPKNLPWGKLGVDVVLESTGRFVDDVSAGAHLSAGAKKVVISAPAKGKVATVVLGVNENILTGEETIVSNASCTTNCLAPMAKVLDDAFGIETGYITTIHAYTSDQNLHDAPHKDLRRARAAALSIIPTSTGAAKAVGLVLPHLNGKLDGIAMRVPVPTGSLTDLTAVLKGSPSKEEINAAFKRAAENEFKGILEYSEDPIVSVDIVGNTHSCIFDAELTSISGNLVKVVGWYDNEAGYSARAADLIELLADQVK, from the coding sequence ATGTCAAAAATAAAAGTTGCCATAAATGGATTTGGTCGCATTGGCCGCCTCACTTTTAAATCGTTACTAGGAAGAGAAAACGTGGAGATTGTGGGTATCAACGACCTTACCGATAATCATACGCTTGCTCATTTATTAAAATACGATTCGGTACACGGTAGATTTAACGGTACCGTATCATCGGATGAGCAAAGCTTAACGGTAAACGGCCAGCGCATTGAAGTATTTGCCGAGCGGGATCCTAAAAACCTGCCTTGGGGAAAACTGGGCGTGGACGTGGTACTGGAATCAACGGGTCGTTTCGTAGACGATGTTAGCGCGGGTGCTCACCTGTCGGCGGGTGCTAAAAAAGTAGTTATCTCGGCTCCGGCTAAAGGCAAAGTAGCTACCGTGGTGCTGGGCGTGAACGAAAACATCCTCACCGGCGAAGAAACCATTGTATCGAATGCATCTTGTACTACTAACTGCTTGGCCCCTATGGCGAAAGTGCTGGACGATGCTTTTGGCATTGAAACCGGTTATATTACTACTATCCACGCGTATACCTCGGATCAGAATTTGCACGATGCGCCCCACAAAGATTTAAGAAGAGCACGCGCAGCGGCTCTTTCCATTATCCCAACTTCTACCGGTGCTGCTAAAGCGGTAGGTTTAGTATTGCCGCACTTAAACGGCAAACTAGACGGTATTGCCATGCGGGTACCCGTACCAACTGGCTCTTTAACTGATTTAACCGCGGTATTAAAAGGATCGCCTTCGAAAGAAGAAATTAACGCGGCTTTTAAAAGAGCTGCCGAAAACGAATTTAAAGGCATTCTGGAGTACAGCGAAGATCCTATTGTTTCGGTAGACATCGTGGGCAATACCCACTCGTGTATCTTCGACGCGGAATTAACTTCTATCAGCGGTAACTTAGTAAAAGTTGTGGGCTGGTACGATAACGAAGCCGGTTACTCGGCTCGGGCGGCTGACTTAATTGAATTATTAGCAGATCAAGTAAAATAA
- a CDS encoding GNAT family N-acetyltransferase — translation MSSLIKKVHRPKLISERLMLRLVELTDLSEIHHLHSLPETDAFNTLGIPGNSLETEVILKKWISDQQQLEIKNYTFLVEHTTTQQFIGLIALVLGNPKFQTGRVWYKLHPSHWNQGFATEALNSVLNFGFEDLKLHRIEAGCAVDNIGSRKVLEKVGMSLEGRKRQVLPLKSGWSDNWEYAILETDARLPRATTSKKP, via the coding sequence TTGTCAAGCTTAATTAAAAAAGTGCATAGACCAAAGTTAATTTCAGAAAGGCTTATGCTTCGGTTAGTGGAACTAACCGACTTAAGCGAAATTCATCATCTTCATTCTTTACCAGAAACCGATGCGTTTAATACACTTGGCATTCCTGGAAATAGCCTAGAGACTGAGGTAATTTTAAAAAAATGGATCAGCGACCAACAACAGTTGGAGATAAAGAATTATACCTTTTTAGTTGAACACACCACTACCCAGCAGTTTATTGGGTTGATTGCTTTAGTACTAGGAAATCCTAAATTCCAAACAGGTCGGGTTTGGTACAAACTCCATCCCTCTCATTGGAATCAAGGATTCGCAACAGAAGCATTAAATAGCGTATTGAACTTTGGATTTGAGGATTTAAAGCTTCATCGAATAGAAGCAGGTTGTGCAGTGGACAATATTGGTTCCAGAAAGGTACTTGAAAAAGTAGGCATGAGTTTAGAAGGACGGAAAAGGCAAGTACTCCCTTTAAAATCAGGTTGGTCAGACAATTGGGAATATGCTATACTCGAAACGGATGCAAGACTACCTCGTGCAACTACCTCTAAAAAACCCTAA
- a CDS encoding carbohydrate-binding protein, translating to MRKQIIEPAQPRIALVEPNWLDLEQLVQLELTSEAETHLIEAAFTPNENEGWRAGQPGKQTIRLIFEEPHHIKQIRVVFQELAQARTQEFLLSWLSADGLSYQEIVRQQYNFNPPATCQQVEEYTVDLKAVKALELTINPDISNPGAYASLAHLQLGG from the coding sequence ATGCGCAAACAAATAATAGAGCCAGCTCAACCGCGGATAGCATTGGTAGAGCCAAACTGGTTAGACCTGGAACAATTAGTTCAGCTGGAGCTTACTTCTGAAGCAGAAACGCATCTGATTGAGGCTGCTTTTACTCCGAACGAAAACGAAGGCTGGCGGGCCGGGCAACCCGGAAAACAAACGATCCGTCTTATTTTTGAGGAGCCGCACCATATCAAACAAATTAGAGTGGTGTTTCAGGAACTCGCGCAAGCGCGCACCCAAGAGTTTCTTTTAAGTTGGTTATCCGCTGATGGCCTGTCTTACCAGGAAATTGTTCGCCAGCAATATAATTTTAACCCACCAGCTACTTGCCAGCAAGTAGAAGAATATACCGTTGATTTAAAGGCGGTGAAAGCATTAGAGCTTACTATTAATCCCGATATAAGTAACCCGGGAGCTTATGCTTCCCTAGCGCATTTACAATTGGGTGGATAG
- a CDS encoding cold-shock protein: MNNGVVKFFNDQKGFGFIKEANSDQDYFVHVSGLMDDIRENDEVTFDLQEGRKGLNAVNVKRA, encoded by the coding sequence ATGAATAACGGAGTAGTAAAATTCTTTAATGACCAGAAAGGATTCGGGTTTATCAAAGAAGCAAATTCAGATCAAGATTACTTTGTCCACGTTTCCGGACTCATGGATGATATCAGGGAAAACGATGAGGTAACTTTTGACCTGCAAGAAGGAAGAAAAGGACTAAACGCTGTGAATGTCAAGCGGGCTTAG
- a CDS encoding fatty acid desaturase family protein yields the protein MNQKVKFLNSQNSTFFATVRQRVEVHFKEKSVSKHANGAMWRKAFFYITIALTLYLLILSNQFSVWAMFGFAVLLGVCNAGLGFNVCHDAIHGSFSGNSKLNKALSFIFHFIGASPYVWNLTHNVVHHTYTNIPGHDEDIEIAPGLIRLDPEEKVNQIQRFQHLYAFGLYSLASLSWVFRKDYVKFFQKKIGQHPTVNHPKQEYFNLFFYKALYYCLYILVPLLVLDITWWQLVIGFLGLHLAEGLVMGLVFQLAHVVEGTDFPVPNEQGNIEEAWAAHQMRTTANFATRSKLMGFLLGGLNQQIEHHLFPKVCHIHYPALAGIIKQTAREFNLPYIENLTFFQALQSHYRMLKKFGPEAYQSQLKAVPIQVL from the coding sequence ATGAATCAAAAAGTTAAGTTTTTAAATAGCCAAAATTCTACTTTCTTCGCCACCGTTCGGCAACGGGTAGAAGTACATTTTAAGGAAAAAAGCGTCTCCAAACATGCCAACGGAGCTATGTGGCGCAAAGCCTTTTTTTATATTACTATTGCCCTAACGCTGTACTTGTTAATTCTTTCGAATCAATTTAGTGTCTGGGCCATGTTTGGTTTTGCCGTGCTCTTAGGTGTTTGTAATGCTGGTCTGGGATTTAATGTTTGTCATGATGCGATCCATGGTTCTTTTTCGGGTAATAGCAAGTTAAACAAAGCACTTAGTTTTATCTTTCATTTCATTGGGGCTAGTCCGTACGTTTGGAACCTGACCCACAATGTGGTGCACCATACTTACACCAATATTCCCGGGCACGACGAAGATATAGAAATTGCGCCGGGTCTCATTCGCTTGGATCCGGAGGAGAAAGTAAATCAAATCCAACGCTTTCAGCACTTGTATGCTTTTGGTCTTTATAGCTTAGCTTCTCTTTCGTGGGTATTCCGGAAAGATTACGTTAAATTCTTTCAGAAGAAGATCGGGCAACACCCAACTGTAAACCACCCGAAACAGGAGTATTTTAATTTATTCTTTTACAAAGCCCTTTATTATTGCTTGTATATTCTGGTGCCCTTACTCGTGCTGGATATTACCTGGTGGCAATTGGTGATTGGCTTTTTGGGTTTACACCTGGCGGAAGGCTTAGTCATGGGGCTAGTTTTTCAATTGGCCCATGTGGTAGAAGGGACCGACTTTCCGGTGCCCAATGAGCAAGGGAATATTGAGGAAGCCTGGGCGGCCCACCAGATGCGCACTACAGCTAACTTTGCTACCAGAAGTAAGCTAATGGGTTTCCTGTTAGGCGGTCTGAACCAGCAAATAGAACATCACCTTTTCCCCAAGGTTTGTCATATTCACTATCCGGCGCTGGCTGGTATTATTAAGCAAACAGCGCGGGAATTTAATCTGCCCTACATCGAGAACCTTACGTTCTTTCAAGCGCTGCAATCCCATTACCGGATGCTGAAAAAGTTTGGCCCAGAAGCTTATCAATCACAGTTGAAAGCGGTGCCAATACAGGTATTGTAA
- a CDS encoding GAF domain-containing protein: MENTFDRPIIPANEAERLAELRSLNLAPAYEEFGTFKHIAAIASRMFAVPIAIVNIVEEYQVVTLAGVGIEAGTEVPRGMSLCSLSILSNNVTIFQNAPNEPCLLANPLVHGEFGLQFYAAAPLKTRKGVRIGALCIVDKKPREFSEMDQRILENLAAIVVDEIEKTGHETNR, encoded by the coding sequence ATGGAAAATACCTTTGATCGACCCATCATCCCCGCAAATGAAGCGGAACGGCTGGCGGAATTACGCAGCTTAAACCTTGCCCCGGCCTATGAAGAGTTTGGAACCTTTAAGCATATTGCGGCAATCGCTTCGCGGATGTTTGCGGTTCCTATTGCCATTGTTAACATTGTAGAAGAGTATCAGGTTGTTACCTTGGCGGGTGTAGGTATCGAAGCAGGCACGGAAGTTCCCCGGGGAATGAGTCTTTGTTCGCTTTCTATTTTAAGTAACAATGTTACTATTTTTCAAAATGCCCCAAATGAACCTTGTTTACTGGCTAATCCCTTAGTACACGGGGAGTTTGGCCTGCAGTTTTATGCCGCTGCACCACTCAAGACCCGGAAAGGAGTTCGCATTGGGGCCTTGTGTATTGTGGATAAAAAGCCCCGGGAATTTTCAGAGATGGATCAGCGCATATTAGAAAACTTAGCGGCTATCGTCGTAGATGAGATCGAAAAAACAGGCCATGAAACAAACCGTTAA
- a CDS encoding adenylate/guanylate cyclase domain-containing protein, with protein sequence MKKRSQIKLTQLRLIVVAWLLVGLFMSVYDHLVLHTANSQGPSELYSFEFSLILNLGSAFLGALLGGSFLVFYVNVKYPDKPYRKTILAVGTSYLLIILFIMLVIGVISVQIRTGKSFSDPVAQQAFKLFLLDSSRAKNILVWFLVVAFTQFLLQINTKLGPGELYNLIQGKYHTALEEKKIFMFLDINASTSIAEQLGDEQYHEFLKDFFADITNPILDNKGEIYQYVGDEVVVAWQYENGIENSQCLRCFFDIKQQIQHNRAKYLHRYGVVPSFKAGLHCGKVVAGEVGILKRDVTYSGNVLNTTSRIQSMCKEFKEEVIASADLLAELCLVNNFVAQTLGSIKLRGKEQEIVLSTVKPFTLL encoded by the coding sequence ATGAAAAAGAGATCGCAGATTAAATTAACTCAGTTGCGCCTGATTGTAGTGGCCTGGCTGCTGGTGGGCCTTTTTATGTCGGTGTATGATCATTTGGTATTGCACACGGCCAATTCCCAGGGTCCTTCGGAGCTTTATTCTTTTGAGTTTTCTTTAATTTTAAACCTGGGTTCGGCCTTCCTCGGAGCATTACTGGGCGGCAGTTTTCTGGTGTTTTATGTAAATGTGAAATACCCGGATAAGCCTTACCGCAAAACCATTCTGGCGGTAGGCACTTCTTACCTGCTGATTATTTTATTCATCATGTTGGTGATTGGCGTAATTTCGGTACAAATCCGGACCGGAAAAAGCTTTTCGGATCCGGTGGCGCAGCAGGCTTTTAAATTATTCCTGCTGGATAGTTCGCGGGCTAAAAATATTTTGGTGTGGTTTCTGGTGGTGGCCTTTACGCAGTTTTTATTACAGATAAATACCAAATTAGGGCCCGGGGAACTCTATAATCTTATCCAGGGAAAATACCATACGGCCCTCGAAGAAAAAAAGATTTTTATGTTTCTGGATATAAACGCCTCTACTTCCATTGCCGAACAGCTGGGCGACGAGCAATACCACGAATTTTTAAAAGATTTCTTTGCCGATATTACCAATCCTATTCTGGACAATAAAGGCGAAATTTACCAATACGTCGGCGATGAAGTGGTAGTGGCCTGGCAGTACGAAAACGGCATTGAAAACAGCCAATGCCTCCGGTGCTTTTTCGACATTAAGCAACAAATCCAACATAACCGGGCTAAATACCTGCACCGGTACGGCGTAGTGCCCTCGTTTAAAGCCGGCCTGCATTGCGGAAAAGTAGTGGCCGGCGAAGTGGGTATTTTAAAAAGAGATGTTACTTATTCGGGTAATGTACTCAACACTACCTCCCGCATCCAGAGCATGTGCAAAGAATTTAAAGAAGAAGTAATTGCCTCTGCCGATTTACTGGCCGAACTTTGTTTGGTAAATAATTTTGTAGCCCAAACCTTAGGATCGATTAAATTACGAGGGAAAGAGCAGGAAATAGTATTAAGCACTGTAAAACCGTTTACTCTGCTGTAA
- a CDS encoding dihydrofolate reductase family protein, translating into MRKLIVSMNITLDGFLSGPNCELDWHFTSWTAEMAEALCEQLKKADTILLGRVTYLAMAKFWPAKALDSTVAPADLIFIRMMNQYPKIVFSKMLFTTAWNNSIIQKNLASTIQNLKKQSGKDLMVYGSATLVAALVHLNLVDEYQLWVHPIVLGRGKPLFKNVPGQSRLTLLKNQLFSSGVVLLMYQVQNPGNPIKNRKNKNNHEKEIAD; encoded by the coding sequence ATGCGCAAGCTAATTGTATCCATGAATATAACCCTCGACGGGTTTTTATCGGGGCCTAACTGCGAACTGGACTGGCATTTTACCTCCTGGACCGCCGAAATGGCCGAAGCTTTATGTGAACAATTAAAAAAAGCAGACACCATTTTATTAGGCCGGGTAACTTATCTGGCCATGGCTAAATTCTGGCCCGCCAAAGCACTGGATAGTACCGTGGCTCCCGCCGATCTGATCTTTATCCGGATGATGAACCAGTATCCTAAAATTGTATTTTCTAAAATGCTCTTTACCACCGCTTGGAATAACTCCATTATCCAGAAAAATTTGGCCAGCACCATTCAAAATTTAAAAAAGCAAAGCGGTAAAGACCTGATGGTATACGGAAGTGCCACATTAGTAGCCGCCTTGGTACATTTAAATCTAGTGGATGAATACCAGCTTTGGGTGCACCCAATAGTTTTGGGCCGGGGCAAGCCATTATTTAAAAATGTACCGGGTCAGTCTCGCTTAACCTTGTTAAAAAACCAATTATTTTCTTCGGGAGTGGTGCTGCTGATGTACCAGGTACAAAACCCGGGCAACCCAATTAAGAATCGCAAAAATAAAAATAACCATGAAAAAGAGATCGCAGATTAA
- a CDS encoding M81 family metallopeptidase produces MKLLLLLLISVGSILGAFFSPFQERFSTGNLAETRHSSYQNKPLPRIAIAGLGIESSTFSPARTSEEAFHAKYGPEVFTSYPFFSPDSAIRQRATWVPALVGKSLPGGAVTREAYESLVTKTLDFLKKNGPYDGLFFDIHGAMSVVGLDDPEGDFIVRIRQVIGPKPLISTSMDLHGNVSWRLAQNTDLITCYRMAPHEDAMQTKKRAVTNLLARLASGKGKPAYKAWIPVPILLPGEKTSTRIEPGKSIYQAVAPAAAQPGIVDAAIWIGYAWADEPRNHAVVMVTGDDKNKVTQTAEQLAQTFWQARSRFAFVAPTSSLKESLDKALASNKHPYFISDSGDNPTAGGAGDVTWTLKEILARPEFRSANGPTLIYASIPGPELVQKAIAAGVGGQIEATAGAQVDARFAPPVKLIGTVMAIEHGDKNAETEVVVKVGSVHVIVTKKRKPYHKENDFTRLGLNPREADVVVVKIGYLEPELYAMRADWIMALTPGGVDQNLEGLTYKRIKRPMFPFDKNMKDPDLSAKLVPASGKL; encoded by the coding sequence ATGAAACTACTACTTTTGCTTCTTATTTCTGTCGGATCCATCCTGGGGGCTTTTTTTTCACCTTTTCAGGAAAGGTTTTCAACCGGTAATTTGGCCGAAACCAGACATTCTTCTTACCAGAACAAGCCATTACCCCGGATTGCCATTGCCGGTTTGGGCATTGAATCAAGTACATTTTCGCCGGCCCGCACCTCAGAAGAAGCTTTTCACGCTAAATACGGTCCCGAAGTATTTACTTCCTATCCTTTTTTCTCCCCCGATTCCGCGATTCGGCAGCGAGCCACTTGGGTACCGGCGCTCGTGGGTAAATCGTTGCCCGGAGGAGCGGTTACCCGCGAAGCTTACGAATCTTTAGTGACCAAAACCCTGGATTTTTTAAAAAAGAATGGTCCTTACGACGGTCTTTTCTTTGATATTCACGGGGCAATGAGCGTGGTGGGTTTGGATGATCCGGAAGGTGATTTTATCGTGCGCATCCGGCAGGTTATCGGCCCCAAACCATTGATCTCTACTTCCATGGATTTGCACGGCAATGTATCGTGGCGACTAGCCCAGAATACCGATTTAATTACCTGCTACCGCATGGCACCGCACGAAGATGCCATGCAAACGAAAAAAAGAGCCGTTACCAATTTATTAGCCCGCCTGGCGAGCGGTAAAGGCAAGCCCGCCTATAAAGCCTGGATACCGGTGCCTATTTTACTACCCGGCGAAAAAACCAGTACCCGCATCGAACCCGGCAAAAGCATTTACCAGGCGGTGGCTCCGGCTGCGGCACAACCCGGCATCGTGGATGCCGCTATCTGGATCGGCTACGCTTGGGCCGACGAGCCGCGCAACCACGCGGTAGTAATGGTTACCGGCGACGATAAAAACAAAGTAACCCAAACTGCCGAGCAACTGGCCCAAACTTTTTGGCAGGCCCGTTCGCGCTTTGCTTTTGTGGCTCCGACCAGTTCGTTAAAAGAAAGTCTGGATAAAGCGCTGGCTAGCAACAAACACCCCTATTTCATCAGCGATTCCGGCGATAATCCTACGGCCGGGGGAGCGGGCGACGTAACCTGGACTTTAAAAGAAATATTGGCCCGGCCCGAGTTTAGATCCGCAAACGGCCCTACGCTCATTTATGCTTCTATTCCGGGACCAGAGTTGGTGCAAAAAGCCATAGCGGCTGGAGTAGGCGGCCAAATAGAGGCCACTGCCGGCGCCCAGGTAGATGCCCGCTTTGCCCCGCCGGTAAAACTAATCGGCACCGTAATGGCCATTGAACACGGCGACAAAAATGCGGAAACCGAAGTGGTGGTAAAAGTTGGCAGCGTACACGTGATTGTTACAAAAAAACGCAAGCCGTATCACAAAGAAAATGATTTTACTCGCCTGGGCCTGAACCCGCGTGAAGCGGATGTGGTAGTGGTAAAAATAGGTTACCTGGAGCCGGAACTCTACGCCATGCGCGCCGATTGGATTATGGCGCTTACGCCCGGCGGAGTAGATCAAAACCTGGAAGGATTAACTTACAAACGAATCAAGCGGCCTATGTTTCCGTTTGATAAAAACATGAAAGACCCGGATCTGTCGGCTAAACTGGTACCTGCGTCCGGTAAATTATAA
- a CDS encoding STAS/SEC14 domain-containing protein: MTQELTNAFGRVFLNIEIDPTNKWVYVNWMGYLTEDNVKTGALAYTQALADAKYACVLNDTRLLLGSWNHSMEWVINDWAPRAARAGLKHFAMITTPETFAASSASDFYANLKSFQAKVFDDKVQAEFWLKQHSLGL; this comes from the coding sequence ATGACACAAGAACTCACAAATGCCTTTGGTCGGGTATTTTTAAATATCGAGATAGATCCTACAAACAAGTGGGTTTATGTGAATTGGATGGGTTATTTAACCGAAGATAACGTTAAAACCGGCGCCTTAGCTTATACCCAGGCGCTCGCCGACGCCAAATATGCTTGTGTACTAAATGATACGCGCTTATTATTGGGTAGCTGGAATCATTCCATGGAATGGGTTATCAATGATTGGGCACCCCGGGCAGCCCGCGCCGGCTTAAAGCATTTTGCCATGATTACCACCCCGGAAACTTTTGCCGCTTCTTCAGCATCGGATTTCTACGCTAATCTAAAATCTTTCCAAGCCAAGGTGTTCGACGATAAAGTTCAGGCCGAGTTTTGGTTAAAACAGCATTCGCTGGGCCTTTAG
- a CDS encoding nucleoside hydrolase, whose translation MKKSRLSFLLLLGSALVWAGCQSKTTEATNTTGASATNAAVTKKPLRIILDSDIGQDCDDAAVMALMHQFADKGEVEILATMFPMQDPMGAPAMDVINTYYGRPNIPIGTYKGNFKYLGELWDHYNTKLAKNFPHDLKNGKDAPDAISLYRQILAKQTDTSVVIVAVGPERLIADLLKSVPDQYSDLNGRDLVKQKVKMLSVMGAGFPKDQEWNIKIAPDAAKLVAETWPTPIVYSGNEIGQAIRTGKRLLTEAPKNSPVRASFENHPFVDSVTKDRQSWDQTAMLFAVRGTQDHWKLESNGYNFIDETGKNEWRNDTDKNHSYLILNKPAAEVGKIIEDLMVAPPANKQ comes from the coding sequence ATGAAGAAAAGTAGATTATCTTTTTTACTGCTGTTAGGCAGCGCCCTTGTCTGGGCCGGTTGTCAATCCAAAACCACCGAGGCCACCAACACTACCGGGGCAAGTGCTACAAACGCGGCAGTTACTAAAAAGCCGCTCCGTATTATCCTGGACAGCGATATCGGGCAGGATTGCGATGATGCGGCAGTAATGGCTTTAATGCACCAGTTTGCCGATAAAGGCGAAGTAGAAATACTGGCTACCATGTTTCCAATGCAAGATCCTATGGGAGCCCCCGCCATGGATGTGATTAATACGTATTACGGCCGGCCCAACATTCCGATTGGTACCTACAAAGGAAATTTTAAATATCTGGGCGAGTTGTGGGATCATTACAATACCAAGCTGGCCAAAAACTTTCCGCACGATTTAAAAAACGGCAAAGATGCCCCGGATGCCATTAGCTTATACCGGCAAATATTAGCGAAGCAAACAGATACCAGCGTCGTAATTGTGGCTGTTGGCCCGGAACGGCTAATCGCCGATTTGTTAAAATCGGTGCCGGACCAGTACAGCGACTTAAACGGCCGCGACTTAGTAAAGCAAAAAGTAAAAATGCTGTCGGTGATGGGAGCCGGCTTTCCGAAAGACCAGGAATGGAATATAAAAATTGCCCCCGATGCCGCTAAACTGGTTGCGGAAACCTGGCCTACTCCCATTGTATACAGCGGTAACGAAATCGGCCAAGCTATCCGGACGGGCAAACGCTTACTCACCGAAGCACCTAAAAACAGCCCGGTGCGGGCTTCCTTCGAAAATCATCCGTTCGTAGATTCCGTGACCAAAGACCGCCAAAGCTGGGACCAGACTGCTATGCTTTTTGCCGTACGCGGCACCCAGGACCACTGGAAATTAGAAAGTAATGGTTATAATTTTATTGACGAAACCGGTAAAAATGAATGGCGCAACGATACCGATAAAAACCACAGCTACCTGATTCTAAATAAACCCGCTGCCGAAGTAGGCAAAATAATAGAAGACCTGATGGTAGCACCACCGGCCAATAAGCAGTAA